Proteins encoded by one window of Pyxidicoccus trucidator:
- a CDS encoding ImuA family protein, whose product MSAAVEQRAGAGAAGSGSVVEQLRERIRQLQAAPRRYLAVLRTGMEAVDALLPAGGFPLGQAVELCGEAASGRTSLALRAVAAAHREERLCAWVDGPRELYPPAAAALGVDLERLLIVRPKAPDQRVWAAVQLARSGAFACVVLDLTRGVGSPGRTPRVALAEARKLADAAERGGGLLLLLTSPEAPADGMTRLRTEAQDGKGWSVEVVRSRQGGTGTRAVLPWSELYPELGLEDGGRLLDVAEAGADTTPDFLKDQAGALRNGCGILGQRPGRDAPMPSLRQGFDSAGVAH is encoded by the coding sequence ATGAGCGCGGCGGTGGAGCAGCGGGCAGGGGCGGGAGCGGCGGGTTCGGGCTCGGTGGTCGAGCAGCTTCGGGAGCGCATCCGCCAGCTCCAGGCGGCACCCCGGCGCTACCTGGCGGTGCTGCGCACGGGCATGGAGGCGGTGGACGCGCTGCTGCCCGCGGGCGGCTTCCCGCTGGGGCAGGCGGTGGAGCTGTGCGGTGAGGCGGCCTCGGGGCGCACCAGCCTCGCGCTGCGCGCGGTGGCGGCGGCGCACCGGGAAGAGCGGCTGTGCGCCTGGGTGGATGGCCCCCGTGAGCTGTATCCGCCCGCGGCGGCGGCGCTGGGCGTGGACCTGGAGCGGCTGCTCATCGTCCGGCCAAAGGCGCCCGATCAGCGGGTGTGGGCGGCGGTGCAGCTGGCTCGCAGCGGCGCCTTCGCCTGCGTGGTGCTGGACCTGACGCGAGGGGTGGGCTCGCCGGGGAGGACGCCCCGGGTCGCCCTGGCGGAAGCGCGGAAGCTGGCGGACGCGGCGGAGCGTGGGGGCGGGCTGCTGCTGCTGCTCACCTCGCCGGAGGCGCCCGCGGACGGGATGACGCGGCTTCGCACGGAGGCCCAGGACGGGAAGGGCTGGTCCGTGGAGGTGGTGCGCAGCCGTCAGGGGGGCACGGGCACGCGGGCGGTGCTGCCGTGGAGCGAGCTGTACCCGGAGCTGGGCCTGGAGGACGGCGGGCGGCTGCTGGACGTGGCGGAGGCGGGGGCGGACACCACGCCGGACTTCCTGAAGGACCAGGCCGGAGCGCTGCGCAACGGCTGCGGCATCCTCGGCCAGCGGCCCGGCCGTGACGCGCCCATGCCGTCCCTGCGGCAGGGCTTCGACTCGGCCGGCGTGGCGCACTGA
- a CDS encoding NAD-dependent epimerase/dehydratase family protein yields MRVLVTGAAGFIGHYVSARLLARGDVVIGVDNLDPSGDVALKRARLARLQGLPGAEAFTFHAVDVTDGPELRALFERERPERVVHLAARVGVRAAGTSPRGYLDTNVTGFFHLLECARGVEHLVYASSSSVYGAGTSAPFREDAAADRPLSFYAATKRADELMAHTYGHLQGLPTSGLRFFTVYGPWGRPDMAPMLFLRALREGRPIDLYGEGRMQRDFTHVDDVAEAVVRVLDRPPTGAPPYRLLNVGRGEPVTLRDFLSLLERHLRTRATLNPLPAQPGELESTWADPSALERETGFRARISVEDGVARLVAWYLQQSGL; encoded by the coding sequence ATGCGGGTCCTGGTCACCGGAGCGGCGGGCTTCATCGGCCACTACGTCAGCGCGAGGCTGCTGGCGCGAGGGGACGTCGTCATCGGCGTGGACAACCTGGACCCGTCCGGGGACGTGGCGCTGAAGCGGGCCCGGCTGGCGCGGCTCCAGGGGCTGCCCGGCGCGGAGGCCTTCACCTTCCACGCGGTGGACGTCACGGACGGGCCGGAGCTGCGGGCCCTCTTCGAGCGCGAGCGTCCCGAGCGGGTGGTGCACCTGGCGGCGCGCGTGGGCGTGCGAGCGGCGGGGACGTCCCCCCGTGGCTACCTGGACACGAATGTCACCGGCTTCTTCCACCTCCTCGAGTGTGCGCGGGGCGTGGAGCACCTGGTCTACGCGTCCTCCAGCTCCGTGTATGGGGCGGGGACGTCGGCCCCGTTCCGGGAGGACGCGGCGGCGGACCGGCCGCTGAGCTTCTACGCTGCCACCAAGCGCGCGGACGAGCTGATGGCCCACACGTACGGCCACCTGCAGGGGCTGCCCACCAGCGGCCTGCGCTTCTTCACCGTGTATGGGCCCTGGGGGCGTCCGGACATGGCGCCCATGCTCTTCCTGCGGGCCCTGCGCGAGGGACGCCCCATCGACCTGTACGGCGAGGGGCGGATGCAGCGCGACTTCACGCACGTGGACGACGTGGCGGAGGCCGTGGTGCGGGTGCTGGACCGGCCTCCCACGGGAGCGCCGCCGTACCGGCTCCTCAACGTGGGGCGGGGCGAGCCGGTGACGCTGCGCGACTTCCTCTCCCTGCTGGAGCGGCACCTGCGCACGCGGGCGACGCTGAACCCGCTGCCGGCGCAGCCCGGGGAGCTGGAGTCCACCTGGGCGGACCCGTCGGCCCTGGAGCGCGAGACGGGCTTCCGGGCCCGGATATCGGTGGAGGACGGCGTGGCGCGGCTGGTGGCGTGGTACCTCCAACAGTCCGGCCTTTGA
- a CDS encoding Y-family DNA polymerase, producing the protein MRRAYLHFTRFPVQRKVLEVPELTGRPFALVEEVRGQRRVAFASTTALKAGVKPGMTLTAATALEPVLRHFPYRPEDEARALTVLGEALLALAPGFQLSAPDGLWLDAGAAHLAGGEEGLGARALELCAELGYRAHAVVASEAFTSRALARYGARRVEVVPAGEGARALAPLPLAALEAAEGTAFSALGLSTLGEVAALPAAAVAARGGAAGARVHARCRGEDDTPFVAAVLEEVLEERVVLDFPADSFEPLRFALKTLTDRLGARLSGRRRAAVRLTFSLKLDPKGQARVPLTLARPTAQAKLLLDLARHRLEELKLENPVAEVSACVDEHSEDRGQQLALGDAPEGDAALEVVLSRLVTTLGEESLFAAGLEAVHRPEAAHAAKGFHPPERRRGLAADGLEDVVRRDAAAGAGRERPSRLLATPAWLDAEVAESGRLLAARVGGKRHRVTAVAGPERLGGEWWSDTPYQRDYYRVHFEGLGPAWVFRDGKDGRFYLQGLFD; encoded by the coding sequence ATGCGCAGGGCGTATCTGCACTTCACGCGCTTCCCGGTGCAGCGCAAGGTGCTGGAAGTCCCGGAGCTGACGGGCCGGCCCTTCGCGCTGGTGGAGGAGGTGCGCGGCCAGCGGCGCGTGGCCTTCGCCTCCACGACGGCGCTGAAGGCGGGGGTCAAGCCGGGGATGACGCTGACGGCGGCGACGGCGCTGGAGCCGGTGCTGCGGCACTTCCCCTACCGCCCGGAGGACGAGGCGCGCGCGCTGACGGTGCTGGGCGAGGCGCTGCTGGCGCTGGCGCCGGGCTTCCAGCTCTCCGCGCCGGACGGGCTCTGGCTGGACGCGGGGGCGGCGCACCTGGCGGGGGGCGAGGAGGGGCTGGGGGCGCGGGCCCTGGAGCTGTGCGCGGAGCTGGGCTACCGGGCGCATGCCGTGGTGGCCTCGGAGGCGTTCACCTCGCGGGCGCTGGCCCGGTACGGGGCACGGCGGGTGGAGGTGGTGCCGGCGGGTGAGGGGGCCCGGGCGCTGGCTCCGCTGCCGCTGGCGGCGCTGGAGGCGGCGGAGGGGACGGCCTTCTCCGCGCTGGGGCTCTCCACGCTGGGCGAGGTGGCGGCGCTGCCCGCGGCGGCGGTGGCGGCGCGAGGCGGAGCGGCCGGGGCGCGGGTGCATGCGCGCTGCCGGGGGGAGGACGACACGCCCTTCGTCGCGGCGGTGCTGGAGGAGGTGCTGGAGGAGCGGGTGGTGCTGGACTTTCCCGCGGACTCCTTCGAGCCGCTGCGCTTCGCCCTGAAGACGCTGACGGACCGGCTGGGGGCGCGGCTGTCCGGGCGGCGGCGTGCGGCGGTGCGGCTCACCTTCTCGCTGAAGCTGGACCCGAAGGGGCAGGCCCGGGTGCCGCTGACGCTGGCGCGGCCCACGGCACAGGCGAAGCTGCTGCTGGACCTGGCGCGGCACCGGCTGGAGGAGCTGAAGCTGGAGAACCCGGTGGCGGAGGTGTCCGCGTGCGTGGACGAGCACTCCGAGGACCGGGGCCAGCAGCTGGCGCTGGGAGACGCGCCAGAGGGGGACGCGGCGCTGGAGGTGGTGCTGTCGCGGCTGGTGACGACGCTGGGAGAGGAGTCGCTCTTCGCGGCGGGGCTGGAGGCCGTGCACCGGCCGGAGGCGGCGCACGCGGCGAAGGGCTTCCACCCGCCGGAGCGCAGGCGGGGGCTGGCGGCGGACGGGCTGGAGGACGTCGTAAGGAGGGACGCGGCGGCGGGCGCCGGGCGCGAGCGGCCCTCGCGGCTGCTGGCGACGCCGGCCTGGCTGGACGCGGAGGTGGCGGAGTCGGGACGGCTGCTCGCGGCGCGGGTGGGCGGAAAGCGCCACCGGGTGACGGCGGTGGCGGGCCCGGAGCGGCTGGGCGGCGAGTGGTGGTCCGACACGCCCTACCAGCGGGACTACTACCGGGTGCACTTCGAGGGGCTGGGCCCGGCGTGGGTGTTCCGGGACGGGAAGGACGGCCGCTTCTACCTGCAGGGGCTGTTTGACTGA
- a CDS encoding FHA domain-containing protein, producing MVSVKQLRPFAGAPLDAFMAASGPVALIQPPAALLQAASLGEVSLRTVGMAHRARMEERLLAMLRDFDNLEVHFLQPTVDGEEFTVGRTDTCDLVVPDPSVSQHHATLRWNATSGGFTVRDAESMNGTFINGAPLAYRAQAKLHDGDTLAFGDAQFLYLRGETVYEHLRRASPKPPQP from the coding sequence ATGGTGTCCGTGAAACAGCTCCGCCCCTTCGCCGGGGCCCCGCTGGACGCGTTCATGGCCGCGTCCGGCCCGGTGGCCCTCATCCAGCCGCCCGCCGCGCTCCTGCAGGCCGCCTCCCTGGGCGAGGTGAGTCTGCGCACCGTGGGCATGGCCCACCGCGCACGCATGGAGGAGCGGCTGCTCGCCATGCTGCGCGACTTCGACAACCTGGAGGTCCACTTCCTCCAGCCCACCGTGGACGGAGAAGAGTTCACCGTGGGCCGCACGGACACGTGCGACCTCGTGGTGCCGGACCCGTCCGTGTCCCAGCACCACGCCACCCTGCGCTGGAACGCCACCAGCGGCGGCTTCACGGTGCGCGACGCGGAGTCCATGAACGGCACGTTCATCAACGGCGCGCCGCTGGCCTACCGCGCCCAGGCGAAGCTCCACGACGGGGACACCCTGGCCTTCGGCGACGCCCAGTTCCTCTACCTGCGCGGAGAGACAGTCTACGAGCACCTGCGCCGGGCCAGCCCCAAGCCGCCCCAGCCCTGA